Part of the Longimicrobiaceae bacterium genome is shown below.
CCCGGATCGTGGTCGGAGAGGACGTGGACCACCGTCCGGCCGGCGAAGAGGCGCGTGGAAAGGATCTCGTACTGCTCGCGATAGCGGGCGAGCTCGCCGCGGTCGATCACCTTCATCCAGATCCTGCCCCGCGTGGAGTGGATGAGCTCCTGCGGCGATCCTTCGAGCTGGACCCTCCCGTCGGCCAGCACGGCCATGCGGTGGCAGAGATCCGACACGTCCTCGACGACGTGGGTGGAGAGGATCACCACCACGCTCTCGCCGATCTCGGCGAGCAGGTTCAGAAAGCGGTTCCGCTCTTCCGGGTCGAGGCCGGCGGTGGGCTCGTCGACGATGATCAGCTCCGGGTTGCCGATCAGCGCCTGGGCGATGCCGAAGCGCTGGCGCATGCCGCCGGAAAAGCCGGAGAGCATCTTCCTGCGGACTCCCCACAGGTTCACCTGGTGCAGGAGCGTTTCGACGGTGGCCCTGCGGTCCGCCGGCGAGGCGACGCCCTTGAGCACCGCCATATGGTCGAGCATCTCGTAGGCGGAGACGCGCGGATACACGCCGAAGTCCTGGGGCAGGTAGCCGAGCGTGCGCCGCAGCCTCTCGGGCTCGCGGATGACGTCGACGTCGCCGAAGCGGATCGCCCCCTCCGTCGGGGTCTGCAACGTCGCGATCGTTCGCATCAGGGTGGACTTGCCGGCGCCGTTCGGACCCAGGAGGCCGTACATCCCGCTCGGGATGGACAGGGTC
Proteins encoded:
- a CDS encoding ABC transporter ATP-binding protein gives rise to the protein MLSLHDVSHVYANGTRALDHVTLSIPSGMYGLLGPNGAGKSTLMRTIATLQTPTEGAIRFGDVDVIREPERLRRTLGYLPQDFGVYPRVSAYEMLDHMAVLKGVASPADRRATVETLLHQVNLWGVRRKMLSGFSGGMRQRFGIAQALIGNPELIIVDEPTAGLDPEERNRFLNLLAEIGESVVVILSTHVVEDVSDLCHRMAVLADGRVQLEGSPQELIHSTRGRIWMKVIDRGELARYREQYEILSTRLFAGRTVVHVLSDHDPGNGFTSVDAALQDVYFCTLAQSRRAA